GAAgataatattcaattcaataaaGTAGAATCGctgtcaaatttttataacttttttccTTTTACAGTCGTAGGAAGTTAGAGGCGTTCTGTATATTTGTGGTTTTGCAAAtttaaaagagaaacaaaagttGGGGACATTCATTACCACCTAAATGTCGATTGGTTATATGCGGAGCTTGCTAAGTATCCCTACCCCATGCAAGTATGTGGATACatcaacatattgggttgcgcaaaaagtaattgcggatttttcatatagtcggcgttgacaaattttttcacagcttgtgacactgtaattgcattctttcttctgtcagttatcagctgttttagcttgctttagaaaaacagtgtaaaaaaggtatatttgattaaagttcattctaagttttattaaatatgcatttactttcttttaaaaatcccgcaattactttttgggcaacccaatatattgtctgACTGAGCTTACGATTTGCAATTTAATCGCAATTGTCTTCGCAAAAATGCTATATTGCCCAtgaaggaataggggcaaacttctcacatatcaataagtggtgtccgattcaagtttaagctcaatgataagggaccgtgTCCGAACGGTTTagcgcaatgcgacacctctttgaggagaagtttctacatgcCATGCAAAatagtacagtacctcacaaatgtctcgccaggtttcgatcCCGGGCGTTCAGCATAATAATCGGACAAGCTAAACTCTACGCTATGGTGGCCTTAAttgtattcaaattaaaaagTGGACCTTATGAATCGAAAGAATATTTTAGTTGCAGCAATCCAATAAATATAGATGACCAACAGCTGAAGCTTGTAAAGTGGTGGCGGTTACAATGTTCTACGTAAGGATCGCATACGGAATGGAGGAGGGAAACTGACGCATGTCGTATTTTATAGACTTTATAACACTCATACACATTTTCATATGTCCGTTTGGGATGGTTTTTGAGGAGGGCGGCCCGTCTGGGACTGGAcccgaaatttgtatataagcTTCGTATTCTATTTCCAATTTCCTTTCATATGATAGCCAAATTACTCCAATCGGCAAGCATATTATTTTTGGCGgattttgagggtggggcgggCCCCCTACACTTGGTGTCGAATTATTATATcgagtttgtactctactcttaaatacctttcatttgatacccatgttcttccaatcggtaaacatgtccgtttggttgGGTTTTATGGTTGAGCGTCCACACGGTTATTTGACCTCAAAGCTTTATACCcaatttgttgttgtcgtagccatATTTGCATGTCGAGGTGGTTatcttcgtcaagctcttataagaGCAATTGGGAGATTTTTCAGTAGAAGTTTGCAACATCGAACaactgttttatgaaaaccagcttTTTAATTCAAGAAATAGCAAAAGAGACTAAAggttgcaaatttttactggaaaagtacgcgaataGTCTTTATCTGCATTTTTTCCTGTTTTTTTGTGCTCTACAGTAGgcctgttcgcgtacttttccagtaaaaattggcAGTAAagatttgcaggagagtaagatcCATTGtattctctttaaaaaatttgcaagctaAAGTAGGCAAACGACTTCTAGTGAAAATTTGCagcaaaacagcagatttttgttttggttggctTTTTATTCGCttgcttggaaaacaatttttttttaaataaaaaatgctggcgatattttgagatattttccttagatttatttattggcccgagagtgaaaaggctagaGCGGGATCCATTAGTAGTATCCGTGATCTCCTTGCTGCTGGAAAGCCGTCACAAATTACCGTGCAATCCCATGTCCGCCGGTTGTAAGTAACGCAtgggcccgatggagtcttgcagtgtacaacacactgctacatcaacaaccgtgcacgaagctacgaatgtcatcagTGGCGCCAAGTTGAGCAAAGTGCTGGTtcctgatgctgaagaatttggATCTGCCCAGAATcgattaccttacaactgtcctcagtctatctgaacactattatagtacccgatgtttggaagatgggcagtctgatcccgctactgaaacatGAAAAGGATACGAGCAAGAGGGAGTCGTACAGAACggtctcccttctctcatcagtagccaaaaCGCATGAGGCACTACACGTCCCGCTCCTCTTGTTGGACAAttttcattcgccgagcatcagcatgcatttcgaaggctgcataggactacaactgctttacaggCCATCACCGTACACAAAAGTAGAAATAACGTCTCAAGTCTCTTATCTGCAGCACTTGGTGTGCTGACTAAGGAACCATGGACTGACCATCTAATGCTTTCGGAaattgtggctagataaattgctcgaccactgatgtgaggctaaaggagctttctatttggccatgtggcggctagggcagactaatttgcactaatttCTTCTCATACCACTGTGCACCACTTGTTTAACTGCTAAACCCActgaatcccatggcagcctcTTCCCTTCTTAACAAATTTAAAGGAACGGTGTTagtttcatcgtagctctccgGTGAGGACGATTCCATCGAAACATTTAAGAAACCGATTATTGCTATTTTCTTGGTAtctggaaggatacaatgttttaattttttaaggtttTCCAAATAAGTTCCAAAtttgaggtaaaattacaacttcataGGTCGAGTTTTCTGTTCCTGAACACTAGCTTCTGCCATGAATCTTcatttaaagtaaataaaaatgaaacaaatgtaATAATTACcagtaaataatatttttattataccctacaccataagatataagatgggggtatactgagaccccataaagtcgtgacattttatgtcgatctagccatgtccgtctgcctgtctgtcgaaagcacgctaactttcgaaggagtaaagctacccgcttgaaattttgcacaaatacttcttattagtgtaggtcggttgggaatgtaagtgggccatatcggtccatgttttgatatagctgtcatataaaccgatcttgggtcttgacttcttcagcctttagagtgcgcaattcttatccgattggaatgaaattttgcacgacgtgtgtcgctatgacttccaacaactgcgccaagtatggtacaaatcggtccataacctgatatagctgccatataaaccaaccttgggtctcgacttcttgagcctctagagggcgcaattctgcaCGACGCCTTTCGCTtagcttccaaaaactgtgctaagttaggttcaaatcggttaataacgtgatataactgccttataaaccgatcttgggtcttgacttctagagggcgcaattcttatccgatttgaatgagttttgcaagaagtattttgtccgtaacctgatgtagctgtcatataaaccgatctgggatcttgaattcttgagcctctagaggtcgcaattattatccgatttgcctgaaattttgtacgacagatcctcttatgaccatcaacatacgtgtttattatggtctgaatcggtctatagcctgatacagctcccatataaatcgatctctctatttttcttcttgagcccccaaggagagcaattcttattcaaattgcttgacattttacacaggtctccaacatataatttaattgtggtccaaaccggaccatatcttgatatcgttctaatagcagagcaaatcttttccttaATCCTTTTTcttttggctaagaagagatgccgggaaaagaactcggcaaatgcgatccatggtggagggcatataagattcgtcccggccgaatttagcacgtttttttacttacctttttgatccattttggtgttagcttttgtattttcatgtaacgccTGCTTTTTTTGCTGGCAAAATAAGTCAGTCCCAGTAGAAgtttgcaggttctctattttcgaactgtcaaaatttgctctctctccCGCTCTCTTTTGTTGGCAAATAAAATACACGAACGACTTCCAATAAgcatttatgcaaatttgcacaaattttttagttcccgaacacagctcTTATCTGTGCATTTTTTACTGTTATATTTTttgtgttccacagtgttatcaCTACGCTGCGTTACGTCAACTCAACTGATTAAGTTTTTAACAATATGTATTTGTCATATGACTATAGTTGTAAAAGTTGCAAGAAACCCGCCGCTTAAAACCTTTTCAATCTTTAAAGTTATTTATTTTATCATAAAGTTAGAATTTCTAATTACTTTTATCTAAGTGAAGTAAAGGAGCGAAAGAGAAGACTTATTTATTATCAAACATCTTCACACCATCTATAGTCTAAGTGGAGTGATTGCCTCGCACATATTCCATGTATATGTTTTCTTTCAAGCGAATTAAATGCTTAATTGATCGACCCTTATGGACTCTTGTATAGAAGACGAGTTTTCCACTTTAATTTCAATAGAACAAACacacaatatacatatatgaatgTGTGTCTGAAGCTGGATTAGCAGGAGGACGCCAGGGACACAGAGAAGTGTTAGAAAATTGTGTGCGCAgctaaatgaaaaattaattggttTTCATTGTAACACCAGACCATAACTGTGACCAGGGACAGACAAACCATCATCATTGCCCAAACCGGCCAGTCATCCCAAAACCCCTTGAAGCCAGGTAGAAGAGTGTGTTTTTGGAAAAGTTATGAGTTCTCAtttaaaatgtaataaattCAAACAGGCAAGAAGAAACCTTTGAAAAAGGTCTATCGCAGGCCCTACAGGTATGTACCATTTACATCGACAACACATCTTGCATTCAAAAAGAAAATCCCTGCTTTTATGAGGGTCCCATACCAATTGCCTCTCTTCTCCTACCTACCTAATGGCTAGAGGGAACCCTATAAAATCCAAATGTGAAAaggtcttttttctttttttcagaaTCAATTGACCTGTGTTGTTCTCACTGAGTGCGACAGCAGCAGCGGTCACCGCTTACGGGACATGTGGTGTTGATAACCTGCATGCAGCCTCTGCTCATGTCATAAATGTTACGGTTAATGATAATTTATTGATGATCAGGTCACGTAAGTGTATGGTATGATGCCAGTCAGCATCATCATTTGTTGGCAGCATTACCTGAATGGCAGCAATGAAAGTGGGAAAACAATGCAGGCAGGTCACTGAATAGAAAAAGGATGTCCATGTATAGATATAAAGTCTGAGATGATGTGGAAAAACGCAACAGAATCACATTAGACATCAATGAGTAAACATCGCTGAAGCAGAAAAAAGAGCACAAGTGATTTTTAACTCGAAAGAAGAATCAtcgaaaatataaaattaactaaaaattatGGCTCCTGCACAAATTTTGGATATACCACAAACTCGATACAATTATACACATAAAAAATTCCAAGGTAGTCGTTATGCTCATAAGAAATTTGGAACCCGTACCCCATCTCCCCCAATCATTCAACTGCCATTGGAGCAAAACACTTCAGTAAAACAAACATCAGAAAAGGAAGTCAACATAAAAACCAGCAGTGCCCTGGCGCCACCCAGACATAACACAAAAGCAACTACAAATGATATCTTTAGACCATATGCCTTGGGAGAACATACATCAAGTAAACGCAAACACCATGACATGCATCCTGAAGATCAATCACCGAACACTAATGGAGTTAACAAAAGATTTGCCTATACGACAACAGTTTACCAATCAGCAGCACCGCCACCATCAACCCAGTCCTATACTCTACCATTTGCTCCCACATTTTTACCTTTGCCACCTCCTCCCAGTTATAGTATGCAACAATATCACTTTAATCCTCAAACATTTGCCTTGATGTTGCAAAAACAACAAGCTGCCCTCTGCATGGGAGAGATTTTAAAAAGGCAAACAAATTTCTATCCATACAACATTGTAGGGAAATAGTTAAAGGAAGGAGTAAAAGGGGAAATCTCTTTTTCGGGATAAGGATTCATGGAAATCAATTGTGATATTTATAATCTTAACATtcaaattattgttgttgtagggtTTTATTTCAACCAGTGATATATGATTGTgtaaagaaatttgaaaaattttactatAAGTTTTATATTGTGTactgcataattttttttagacaCATCTATGTTTAAAATTGTATATataatttctaaattttatacATGATAATAATGACTATTTATTAAAAGCAATTTattgacgaaaaattttaattgtgtattttttttttagttttataaaTTTTGAAGTTAGTAAATGGAGGAAagaatttttatacactccatcataggatgagggtatactaatttcgacattctgtttgtaaatcgcctaagaccccataaagtatatatattcttgaccgtcatgacattttaagtcgatccagccagactttcgaaggagtaaaactagccgcttgaattttgcataaatacttcttattagtgtaggtcggatggaattataaatgggctgccatataaaccgatcttgacttcttgagccaatggagggcacaattcttatcccaaccccatggcagccggttgtacgtaccggattgacccgatggaatccttcatagGCAAGGGTTGCAACCttggtgtacaacacactgcttcaacaacaattcttatccgatttggctgaaattttgcatgaggcgtttcgatatgacttccaccaaatgtgctgagtatggttgaaatcggttcataacctgataaagccgtcatctaaacatatctggggtcttgacttcttgagcgtctaaagaccgcaattcctatccgatttgggtgaaattttgcacgacatgtttagttatgacttcctacaactgggctaagtatggtttaaatcggttcgtaacctgatatagctgccatataaaccgatcttgaatcttgagttcttaagccaatagagggcgcaattctttgatttggctgaaatttcgcgtatctgtgcaaaattttaattgaatgttggagaccacagtagaaatcattgggtaaaatttcagccaattcaagtaaaaattgtgcccttcaggtgcttaagaagtgaaatagagaaatcggtttatattggagctctatcaggctattgaccgattcggaccgtatttgacatgtatattgaagttcatgggagaaggcgttgtacaaaatgtaagccaaatcggataataattacgccctctggaggttcatgaagtcaagatccaagatcggtttaaatggcagctatatcagattatggactgattttggccatacttggcacaactgttgaaagtcataacagaacaccacatgcaagatttctgtcaaatcggacaaaaattgcagctcaagaagtcaaatcggaagatcacacagttgttggaagtcacaaaggaacactatgtgcaaaatttcggcttccaggggctcaaaatgtcGAATCgttagaacggtttatatgggagctatatcaggctatagaccgatttggatggtacttggcacagttgttgcaactCATTATAAAACACCACGttaaaaatgtcaaccaaatcggattaaaattgaggctccaggggctcaagaagtcaaatcgggagatcgatttatatgggagctatatcagtttatagaccgatttggaccttattcggcacagtaattggaaaccataacggaacactatgtgcaacatttcagcaaaatcggacaaaaattgcggcttccaggggctcaagaagtcaactcgagagattggtttatatgggagctatatctaaatctgaatcgatgtgGCCCACTTTCAATCCtcagcgacctacatcaatattaagtatctgtgcaaaatttcaggaggctagctttgcgcgttcaaccgctatcctgatttcaacagacggacggacggacagggctagctCGACTCAGAAAGTTGAgatgatctagaatatatatacattatggggtctaagacgaatatttctaggtgttacaaacggaatgattagatgagtatacccccatcctttggtggtgggtataaaaaagtaacatcgaaaaagaaaatcttatttaggaattcggtgctacttacaaaattgttaattgccatgcccctaagttggttcattgtttgtgtccccacctaagtagcggtgtcttttagccgcgaaagccgggcaatgacaaaggaaattctccaacgtctcatcccCACATGACCTAAACATGCTATCACatgcagcaccgattttgcatatgtgagctcgtagtcatatgtgtcccgttattatgacaccaaaagctatactaacctctttcttacatccttttagtaatagcctcgttctctCACGACCCGGATCACCCCAtcggattttcgccgtcctaccggcagggatttcgctcggtATGCTGTCGGTagtgtctggccccatattttTCCCCCCTAAGGAGAAAGCTATTAAATGTCGCTATTTGCCAACAGTTGGCTGAGTTGTGCTGTTATCCTCGCCGCCTTTGctgccgcatgcaaaatttgttCTTCATAGGGCAGCTTTGTATCTAGTCGGATCCCTAGATatttgaccgatctcttgatcttCTCCAGTATGTCGTATATGTGCATATCCACTTACACTGGcatattttttctctttgggaGTAGCAACTGCGTCTTCTGTATGGCAAGTTGTAAGTCGCGGAAGTCCAGCCAGTACTTTGCCCTTAGCATCACTTGTCGTAGTTTATGCTCTGCACCTTCCGTGCCTCTTTTGGTGATGACTGCAGCGATTTCGTCTACTAAAAAAGTTCCGTCTGGCACTTCTGTCCGAAGTATTCCATTATAACTGACATTCCAAAGATCCGGTTCAAGTATGGATCCTTGCGCCGCTTCTGATGTGACCTCATAGGCACTTGTTGCATCTTGCGAGTTATAGATAAGTACCCTGTCACGCAAGTAACTCCTCATTATTCGCATCAGATACGCCAAAATACTAAAGTCCTCTCTGAAAGCTTGGAGAGCGTCAGACCATGTGAGGCTATTGAATGCGTTCTTCTTATCGTGTCTGCGCATGCATCATAGCGTCTAATCGCGTTCCTCATCAAAACAAACCACGTGTCTTAGGAGACTCCTTAGAGACACATCTGCAAGTTCGCCGAGATTGGAGAAAACCCGCCTCCCGTGGAGCTGGTGCGCCTCTCGCACATGAGCAGAGCTGTTGTTCGATTGTTTCCTGATCCTCATTCTCTTCAAGACAGCGTCCGCAGTAGTCTTTGTGCGGGACTCCCATGTGCGCGGTCATATAGTCTATCGCACAGTGTCCGCATATGACAGCTGTAATCGTATTCATTGACCCCTTAACAAGGACCGGCTATTTCCTCTTACTCTTCAGGTCAACAGCTGTCCAGAGTGTTCTGGCAATCCGTCATCCATCCACAGATTCCAACCTCGCCACCATCTCCGCACTGGCCATCTCCgctactatgttcagtagctcgGCAAAGATCGGCATGTTTGCTAGATCAGCCAACTGTCTGCCTGCCGTGCAGGATCCCCTCCTGGCATACCCGTCCGCATTTTCATTCCCCAGAACACCGACGTGTCCGGGAAGCAAGGCCAACAAGAAGCCAAGCCAAAGTGAAGCCAGGCCATGGGGAAGCCAGGCCAAAGGGAAGCCAGGCCAAGCATGAGTCCGTTCAGGGCACCTAAACACTCCACTAAATACTCCACCTTGTACTTCGATCTCATCGTCCTTGTATCCAAGGCCTTCagggccgccatactgtccacatattgcaaattgtaaatttgcccatgaacattgcttgaggaacaggggcaagctttcCTTTTTCaccattccattgaggaacaaggacaaacttctcacatatcagtcaTTGCTGTTTgatttatagtcgagtccgaacgtcgtaccgctgtgtgacacctctttacgGAGAAGTGTTTACACGACATAGTACCTTTTAAATGTAGGAGCGGATAATCATCGCTGAAAATGTTATCGAtgtcattcagcgtcataggcggacatgctaatctatgcgctacggtggcatctcCTGTATATCCACATATATCCAGTCCACagacatatttatatatatttcgaggGTGGTAGGTCCATCCTTCGGATCTCCTTTGCGGCCGACGTAATGGCACAGATCGCTGCCTGAAAGACCTTAAACTCGTCCGCCAGTCTAACTGACATATCGATGTGGAGTTTGTGGAGTAGACCCCTAATCTTGTCCCTGATCCCATTTTGGAGTCGTCAGTGAAGACCAAGGTCTCATCCAACTCAAACACAGTATCCGCCTTCCACCCTTCTCTTCCAGGACAGCGAATCCGGAAAAACCTCTCTCGAATCGATTTCGGCGACAGGTAGTCTGCAGAATGAAGAaagaaaataagcaaaaaggcataaagttcggttgggccaaactttggatacccactacctcgggtatatatgtaaactccctTTCGTAACAATCCggggaaaattggataacttatgcaccgaaattcggcacggaaagtgagtggtttaataaataattaaaaattttgtattttaaatttcaacaaaatcgggtaataaataaagcttttatgagtttcagacccttaatcggcatatcagtctatatgacagttatatctaaatacagtccgatctttaccatatttgggtcagatggcggttGGCCTAAAGCTACTtgctctttcaaatttcagcgaaatcggatacaaaataaagcttttatggcttccaggcccttaaacggcagatcggtctatatggcagctgtatttaaatatagtccgatccgaaccatgtttgggacggatgtcgggagacctaaaactacccactgatTCAAATGTCAATGAGATCGAgtaataactaaagcttttatgggcttcagaccctttatcggcggaaCAGTCAAaattcagctatatctaaatatagttctatctgaaccatatttgggtcctatgttggaaggcctaaagctactcactgtttcaaatttcagcgaaatcggttaaaaaataaagcttttatgggctttagaccctttatttggagatcggtctatatggcagctatatctaaatgtagtccgatttaatccatatttaagtcagatgtcaggaggcctaaaactactcactgtttcaaattttgagaaatcggttaaaaaataaatcttttatgcacttcagacccttaatcgggagatcggtctatatggtagctatatctagatatagtccgatctgaaccatatttaggtcaggaatcgggaggcttaaattaacccactgtttcaaatttcaacgaaatagggtaatacataaagcttttatgcgtttcagaccctttatcggcagatcgggctatatggcagctatatctagatatagtcccatctagacggtatttaggtcagatgtcgggagtcctaaaactactcactgtttcaaattttaacgaaatagggtaataaataaagcttttatgggtttcagaccctttatcgccagatcggtctatatggcagctataactaaatagagtccgatctagaccatatttaggtcagatgtcaggaggcctaaaacgacaaactgtttcaaatttcagcgaaatcggataaaaaaataaagcatttatgggccttagaccctttatcgtcagattggtctatatagcatctatatccaaatatggtccgatttgacccgttcaagaacttaagcagcctacatcaaaaagacgtatgtatctgtgccaaatttcagctcaatatctgaatttttgaaggctgtagagtgattacaacagacggaaggacagacacacggacatcgttaaatcgccctagaattttacgacgatccgaaatatatatactttgtagggtgggatgtgttgcaaacggaatgaccccctatcctacggtggtgggtataaaaattgaccgCTATCTAAAATAGGGCAATTTTTTAACTTGCTGCAAAcgaaaatggaggccaccgaagcgtAGAGGTTATCATATCCGCCTATGGAGcagaacgccagggttcgaatcctttcgagaatatcagaaaaaatgttcagcggtgattatcctctcctaatgctggcaacatttgtgaggtacattgCCAAgcaaaaacttttctccaaaagagttgtcgctctgcgacacgccattcggactcggctt
The Stomoxys calcitrans chromosome 3, idStoCalc2.1, whole genome shotgun sequence genome window above contains:
- the LOC106082052 gene encoding uncharacterized protein LOC106082052, translated to MAPAQILDIPQTRYNYTHKKFQGSRYAHKKFGTRTPSPPIIQLPLEQNTSVKQTSEKEVNIKTSSALAPPRHNTKATTNDIFRPYALGEHTSSKRKHHDMHPEDQSPNTNGVNKRFAYTTTVYQSAAPPPSTQSYTLPFAPTFLPLPPPPSYSMQQYHFNPQTFALMLQKQQAALCMGEILKRQTNFYPYNIVGK